In Humulus lupulus chromosome 6, drHumLupu1.1, whole genome shotgun sequence, a single genomic region encodes these proteins:
- the LOC133784523 gene encoding receptor-like protein EIX1, whose protein sequence is MDFNSSSFCMIYLSSNKLDGPLPRISSSITELDLSNNSLSGDISHLLCDQPNDVPKKLKILHLGDNDLSGNIPDCWMYWSSLEVINLSNNHLTGQIPKSVGSLHNLKSLHLRNNSLSGDIPIFLQHCTNLSVIDLGLNNIVGSLPNWIGISLSNLMFLGFRSNKLSGHIPFELCHLNQLQILDIAHNNLFGTIPGCFGNFKGMINKPHSNDLIFYSQYGGVFMENGYVVTKGREDQYNTILRLVTNLDLSNNNLSGNFPIQLTRLQALMSLNLSGNSLKGSIPDQIENMIMLESFDLSMNQLSGMIPPSMSSLTFLNHLNLAYNYLSGEIPTSTQLQSMDESCYIGNQLCELPLLKKCREDHEITPNDTSTEDEEEKYWFRLGIAVGFGVGFLGIIGPLLVCGF, encoded by the coding sequence ATGGATTTTAATTCTAGTTCTTTTTGCATGATATACCTGAGCTCCAATAAACTTGACGGCCCTTTACCTCGTATATCTTCTTCTATAACAGAGCTAGATCTTTCTAATAATTCCTTATCTGGGGATATTTCCCATCTTTTGTGTGATCAGCCAAATGATGTgcccaaaaaattaaaaattcttCATCTTGGAGACAATGATTTATCAGGCAACATTCCTGATTGTTGGATGTACTGGTCATCACTGGAGGTGATAAATTTGAGTAATAATCATTTGACTGGGCAAATTCCAAAGTCTGTAGGATCTCTACATAATTTGAAATCCTTGCACCTTCGTAATAATAGTCTCTCAGGAGACATACCTATATTCCTTCAGCATTGTACAAATTTAAGTGTTATCGACCTTGGTCTAAATAACATTGTGGGAAGTTTACCAAATTGGATAGGAATTAGTCTTTCCAATCTAATGTTTCTTGGTTTTCGTTCAAACAAACTAAGCGGACATATTCCATTTGAACTTTGTCATCTTAATCAACTTCAGATTCTTGACATTGCTCATAACAATTTATTTGGAACCATACCAGGATGTTTTGGAAACTTTAAAGGCATGATCAATAAACCCCATTCGAATGACCTCATCTTTTATTCCCAATATGGGGGTGTGTTTATGGAAAACGGATATGTGGTGACAAAAGGAAGGGAAGATCAATACAACACAATCTTGAGATTGGTGACTAACCTAGACCTTTCAAATAACAATCTATCAGGAAATTTCCCAATACAGCTGACACGTCTCCAAGCATTAATGTCTCTCAATCTATCAGGTAATTCTCTCAAAGGAAGTATTCCTGATCAAATTGAAAATATGATCATGCTGGAATCTTTTGATCTCTCAATGAACCAACTATCTGGAATGATACCTCCAAGTATGTCAAGTTTGACTTTCCTGAATCacttgaacttggcatacaactacTTGTCTGGAGAAATTCCTACAAGCACCCAATTGCAGAGCATGGATGAATCTTGCTATATTGGAAACCAACTTTGCGAACTTCCACTCCTGAAAAAGTGCAGAGAAGATCATGAGATAACACCTAACGATACAAGCactgaagatgaagaagaaaaatacTGGTTTCGATTGGGCATAGCGGTCGGATTTGGAGTTGGCTTTCTAGGTATCATTGGTCCTTTGTTGGTCTGTGGTTTCTGA
- the LOC133786103 gene encoding receptor-like protein 53 produces MLAASILIFIFLVEATTTVTSPKRNHVVHCIESEKQALLSFKQDLVDPLNRLTSWDSNGDDCCKWTGIVCDNTTDHVKQLQLANLYDEGALSGKGEISEALDRMIGCNPKRITSLSLDGNFFSGQLKDDIIEKFENLTSFSAYGNMLSGLIPHSLGKLSALKYLFIGGNQFNGSLPESFGSLSALEQLDIYENLLKGVVSEIHFSNLTNLQVLVAFDNLLTLRMPFSIGSGNYQQVFHT; encoded by the exons ATGTTGG CCGCAAGCATTCTCATTTTCATCTTCCTTGTAGAAGCAACTACCACTGTTACCTCTCCCAAAAGAAACCACGTTGTACACTGTATCGAAAGTGAGAAGCAAGCTCTTTTGAGTTTCAAGCAAGACCTTGTTGATCCTCTCAATAGGCTAACTTCTTGGGATTCCAACGGAGATGACTGCTGCAAATGGACTGGAATTGTTTGTGACAACACCACAGACCATGTCAAACAACTCCAACTGGCTAACTTATACGATGAAGGTGCATTAAGTGGCAAG GGAGAAATTTCAGAAGCCCTTGACAGGATGATAGGTTGCAACCCAAAAAGAATTACATCGCTGAGTTTGGATGGAAATTTCTTTTCTGGTCAACTAAAAGATGACATCATTGAGAAGTTTGAAAATCTAACCTCTTTTTCTGCTTATGGTAATATGCTTTCGGGTCTCATTCCTCATTCTCTTGGGAAACTATCAGCATTAAAATATCTATTTATTGGTGGCAACCAATTCAATGGATCTCTGCCTGAAAGTTTTGGATCGCTCTCTGCCTTAGAACAACTTGATATTTATGAGAATCTTTTGAAAGGTGTTGTGTCCGAAATCCACTTTTCCAATCTCACAAACTTGCAAGTTTTAGTTGCTTTTGACAATTTATTGACACTAAGA ATGCCATTCTCAATTGGTTCTGGAAATTATCAACAAGTTTTTCATACTTGA